The following are encoded together in the Campylobacter devanensis genome:
- the prfA gene encoding peptide chain release factor 1 has translation MLAQKLQPFIDRFSEIESLLSDPSVISDISRMTELSKEQRNLEPIKEASDRYLSILSSIEENRELLGDPELGELAKDELKTLEPALERLENEIRILLIPKDPNDDKNIFLELRAGTGGDEAALFVGDLANAYMRYTEQRGYKFEIVSSSEGSAGGFKEIILLIKGDGAYSRLKFEGGTHRVQRVPETESQGRVHTSAITVAVMPEVQDSEIIINENDLKIDVMRSSGHGGQSVNTTDSAVRITHKPTGLVVVNQDGKSQHKNKEAAMKVLKARLYEMQEKERLAAQSQERKDQVGTGDRSGRIRTYNYPQNRISDHRINLTLYRLDAIMAGGLFDEIIDPLIADYQANAIASAGL, from the coding sequence ATTGAGAGCTTGCTAAGCGATCCATCAGTCATTAGTGATATATCCCGTATGACTGAACTTTCCAAAGAACAGCGAAATTTAGAACCGATTAAAGAAGCTAGTGATAGGTATCTTAGTATCTTATCAAGTATCGAAGAGAATCGTGAATTATTAGGTGATCCTGAGTTGGGTGAGTTGGCTAAAGATGAGCTTAAAACGCTTGAGCCAGCGCTTGAGAGATTAGAAAATGAGATTAGAATTTTACTTATCCCAAAAGATCCAAATGATGATAAAAATATATTTTTAGAGCTTAGAGCAGGTACTGGCGGAGATGAAGCAGCATTATTTGTTGGTGATTTAGCAAATGCATATATGCGCTATACAGAGCAAAGAGGATATAAATTCGAAATTGTTAGTTCTAGCGAGGGAAGTGCTGGCGGATTTAAAGAGATTATTTTGCTAATAAAAGGTGATGGTGCATATTCAAGACTTAAATTTGAAGGCGGTACCCATAGGGTTCAGCGTGTACCTGAAACTGAGTCACAAGGTAGGGTACATACATCTGCTATCACAGTAGCAGTAATGCCAGAAGTGCAAGATAGCGAGATTATTATCAATGAAAATGATCTTAAAATCGATGTAATGCGCAGTAGCGGTCATGGTGGTCAAAGCGTAAATACTACTGACTCGGCTGTAAGAATCACGCATAAACCAACTGGTTTGGTAGTTGTCAACCAAGATGGCAAAAGTCAGCATAAAAACAAAGAAGCCGCAATGAAGGTTTTAAAAGCTAGATTGTATGAGATGCAAGAAAAAGAGCGTCTAGCAGCCCAAAGTCAAGAGAGAAAAGATCAAGTCGGAACAGGCGATAGAAGTGGTAGAATTCGTACATACAACTATCCACAAAATAGAATTAGCGACCATAGGATAAACTTAACTCTATATAGACTTGATGCGATTATGGCCGGAGGGCTATTTGATGAGATTATCGATCCATTAATTGCTGATTATCAAGCAAATGCAATAGCGAGTGCTGGCTTGTGA
- a CDS encoding replication/maintenance protein RepL: protein MDNIALYKSVICMILGDKKSEIIEFIIDNLDDDKRFKYTIKELCATLNISKPTAIDTINLLTQKRVIKKIKNGLYQLSI, encoded by the coding sequence TTGGATAATATAGCTCTATATAAAAGTGTTATTTGTATGATTTTAGGGGATAAAAAATCAGAAATTATAGAGTTTATCATAGATAATTTAGATGATGATAAGAGATTTAAATACACTATAAAAGAGCTATGCGCTACGCTAAATATCAGCAAACCAACGGCCATTGATACCATAAATTTACTAACCCAAAAAAGGGTTATAAAAAAGATCAAAAATGGCCTATATCAACTAAGCATCTAA
- a CDS encoding phosphoethanolamine transferase, whose amino-acid sequence MSSNKFILYFALFITALNYKFFAFGFENLNFSENISTLLTLPILFYSLIVFVFGLIFLPYITKALAIFVTIVGVVGAYFMNAYSVIIDNEMIRNALQTDAKEVQDLLNLNMIFWIFLAIVAVFLIIKVKITKTNISTALKNRTILIISSLVIFGSLFGILSKDYIPFFRNYNQIRFYTTPFYPLYSSYKYIKSLSPKAEFNPIGLDAKQTKETKKLFVFVAGETARAANYSLNGYDKYDTNPYSKENGLLSFSKFSSCGTSTAISLPCMFSNLNRDNFSVDIAQNSGNLLDVLETAGIKVSWIGNNSGYCKGVCARLKDTKNFGGDSYDGVMLEEIQNRIQNAKESSFIVIHLQGSHGPTYFKRYPKEFAKFSPTCDTATLKNCTYEEIVNTYDNTILYTDYIVNQIVDMLEQSDMQTGLFYVSDHGESLGENGIYLHGAPYFLAPDFQTKVPALLWLKDQNQLENLKILKDNSFSHDNIFHTMLGFFAIQTSVYNPNLDIMYKKD is encoded by the coding sequence TTGAGCTCAAACAAATTTATTCTATATTTTGCCCTATTTATCACAGCATTAAATTATAAATTTTTTGCCTTTGGGTTTGAAAATTTAAATTTCTCTGAAAATATCTCTACTTTATTAACCTTACCGATACTATTTTACTCGTTAATAGTATTTGTATTTGGCTTAATATTTTTGCCCTATATCACAAAGGCTTTAGCAATATTTGTAACCATCGTTGGCGTTGTTGGGGCCTATTTTATGAATGCCTACTCGGTAATCATAGATAACGAAATGATAAGAAACGCCCTTCAAACAGACGCCAAAGAGGTTCAAGATCTATTAAATTTAAATATGATATTTTGGATATTTTTAGCCATTGTGGCTGTATTTTTGATAATAAAAGTCAAAATAACCAAAACCAATATCTCAACAGCCTTAAAAAATCGCACCATACTCATAATCTCTTCATTAGTGATTTTTGGCTCTCTTTTTGGTATTTTAAGCAAAGATTATATCCCATTTTTTAGAAATTACAATCAAATAAGATTTTACACAACCCCATTTTATCCACTATACTCAAGCTACAAATATATAAAATCCCTATCGCCAAAGGCCGAATTTAATCCTATTGGCCTTGATGCCAAACAGACAAAAGAGACAAAAAAGCTATTTGTCTTTGTAGCTGGTGAAACTGCTAGGGCAGCCAACTACTCACTAAATGGATATGATAAATATGATACAAATCCATACTCAAAAGAAAATGGCCTTTTAAGCTTTTCTAAATTTAGCTCATGCGGGACCTCAACTGCTATAAGCTTGCCTTGTATGTTTTCAAATTTAAATAGAGATAATTTCTCCGTTGATATAGCCCAAAATAGCGGAAATTTACTAGATGTCTTAGAGACTGCTGGGATAAAAGTAAGCTGGATAGGAAATAACTCTGGATATTGCAAAGGTGTCTGCGCTCGCTTAAAAGATACCAAAAATTTTGGCGGCGATAGCTATGATGGCGTTATGCTTGAAGAGATACAAAATAGAATTCAAAATGCCAAAGAGAGTAGCTTTATAGTAATCCATCTCCAAGGTAGCCACGGACCTACATATTTCAAAAGATATCCAAAAGAATTTGCTAAATTCAGCCCGACTTGCGATACCGCTACGCTTAAAAACTGCACCTATGAAGAGATAGTAAATACCTATGATAACACAATTTTATACACAGATTATATAGTCAATCAAATAGTAGATATGCTAGAACAAAGCGATATGCAAACCGGATTATTCTATGTTAGCGACCATGGCGAGAGCCTTGGAGAAAATGGCATTTACCTTCATGGCGCCCCATATTTCTTAGCACCAGATTTTCAAACCAAAGTCCCAGCACTGCTATGGCTAAAAGATCAAAATCAGCTAGAAAATTTAAAAATATTAAAAGATAATAGCTTTTCACATGATAATATTTTTCACACTATGCTAGGATTTTTTGCTATCCAAACAAGCGTCTATAATCCAAACTTAGATATAATGTATAAAAAAGATTAA
- a CDS encoding manganese efflux pump MntP, giving the protein MELLLLAVALSMDSAALSIANGARCGKLNLFKISKIAFIYGFFQALMLLIGYFLGLEFIKYVEAIDHYIAFFILFVLGAKMIKDSREEEDLECSIDLSLKLLIIGAIATSIDALAIGVALSFEGGSIAVSSIVVGLVCFAICIVAVYIGKYLGEALEKKALILGGVILIIIGFKILLTHIFYLDA; this is encoded by the coding sequence ATGGAGTTGCTGCTTTTGGCTGTGGCACTATCGATGGATAGTGCAGCATTAAGCATAGCCAATGGCGCAAGATGTGGAAAATTAAATTTATTTAAAATTAGCAAAATTGCCTTTATTTATGGATTTTTTCAAGCTCTTATGTTGCTTATTGGTTACTTTTTAGGGCTTGAATTTATTAAATATGTCGAAGCTATTGATCATTATATAGCATTTTTTATATTATTTGTTTTAGGCGCTAAGATGATAAAAGATTCTAGAGAAGAAGAGGATCTAGAGTGTAGTATTGATTTGAGTTTAAAACTTTTAATAATTGGGGCGATCGCTACTAGTATAGACGCATTGGCTATTGGTGTAGCGCTTAGCTTTGAGGGTGGTAGTATCGCAGTTAGCTCAATAGTTGTAGGGCTAGTATGTTTTGCTATTTGTATTGTTGCAGTTTATATTGGCAAGTATCTAGGTGAAGCGCTAGAGAAAAAAGCGCTTATTTTGGGTGGGGTTATCCTTATAATTATCGGATTTAAGATTTTATTAACTCATATTTTTTATTTAGATGCTTAG